The Cydia fagiglandana chromosome 14, ilCydFagi1.1, whole genome shotgun sequence genome contains the following window.
TTAGGTTCTTTCTTCATTCCATTACGTTCATTTCCAAcattaaaaaacgaactacataaAAGTCGTTTAATTAAATTAGAAAAAGTATCTCCACAAATTATGCGTCAAAAAGATGGTCCCTTTGAACCTTAAACGTCCATTGAATTGTGCAGGCTCGCTTAACTAGACGACATTTTACTTACACAACCTCGTACCGAATATAATAATCCCATTCAAAAATACAGTTTACAATCCATAAAATAAAGCTCAATTTTCAACGACACGCGTCTAAAAATATGAGTTGAAGAAGATCAGTTTCGCGGTTGCCTTAAGCGGCCGCCGAGGGAGCTGTACGTAAAGGAATCCTTCAAGATCGCGTTAATTGGAGTGCGATCTCAATTACGACACACGACGTGACACCTTTGATCCCGATTGTACTAAGAATGCTCTTTCTGTGTCACACTTTGATTATAGTCGGGACTTTTTGTCGTCATGGGTGCAGAGAAAGGGGCTTTGCAAGGCGTGTGTTTTGAAATTGCAGCTATATCCGATTCCAAGGCCAATCCGTATTCAGATGAACAGTTTTGCACACTAATTATAAATGCTAATTGAAAAAATACAGCACATGATTACGTACAGAGTGATTAAGTTCACTGTAATACGAAATCTTCATATAATTGTCACTGCTCAAATAAAATTTAACGCACCATACAAACAAACGACACAAGAGCATTGTATAACTTTTTAACTCACGCTACTCCGATTATGCACTCATTAACGTAAATTATAACAACAAAAATCCAACATTCCCTTTAAACAAATTCATGTAAGCGGACAAAAAAGCGCGAAACAAAAAACTGTCAATGCAACCTCATTAAAATCTTCCGTGCCTTTGATTTTGTCTCGCAAACGGTCAGGTGAGAGCCCCCAAGACTTGCCGACATCTTTTCAAAGCGCCTCGCTACCGCTGGGATGAGCACAGATAAATAGCACAAAAAGTGCACGAAAAGAAATTTAATTCGACGCAGTATTTTGCATTAATAGATGTAGATGAGAACGTACTGTTTACACTTTGGCGGCGCTTGTCCTTAAACaaattctataaaattatgataatATTCAGTGATTTTTAAAGATATGCACTCAATCCATTTTAACTTTTTCAGGATTAGGGTTCTTCCAAAGCTTGGCACTAACCCCAATGCTTCTACtaacaaatctttaaaaaaacgaGTCTTTAACACTTCATCTTCATTAAAATCTAGTGTGCCACCATTTAAACGTGCATCaaccaaaataattaaaatcacTGCTGAAGTTGGTTCTCCTGAAAAGGAAGCAAACGTACCAGATAGTCCTGGAATACAGCCTGACTATGTTAATTACGAAGATATGATGCCAGAAGATACTGAAGCGATACAAAATGTACCTGCTAATGACGAAATATATGGAAATATACCAAGCGTTAACTCAACTATGGACAAAGAAGCAGATTACAATATTCCTGGTTCGCAGAATAGCTTGAAAAAGAAACCAAAGCCACCTCCTAAACCGCTTAACCAGGTGCATAAACAAACGCTTACTTTTGGTAGTGAATTGGTTCAAAAGATAGATTTAAGAAATTCTAATAAACAAGAGCATAAAGAGGGGGTATCGCAAGTTGACGGTAATATTCAATCTATTGATGATGATTGCGTTATCTATGGTAATTTGCCGGACGATGAAAAAGTCAAGCGAAATGGCGACGCTGACTCAAAAGCGGAAAGTACTTATGTCTTGATGGCTTACAAGAAGCATTTAAACAGGCTGTCTGTACCAAATTACGTGGAAATGGCGGGCAATAATGGCGGTACTGCAGATATTTACAGTGAATATATTAGTATGGACGAAAACGGAGTAAAGAAACGATTCTCCCTCTCTGATTCGAAACAATACGTAATGATGAAAGGTAATCAGAACTCCAATCAAGAAGCTGTGGATTCAGATAGCGATTACATTCCTATGGGAAAAGAAAAAGCAAAGAAAACCTTCTCCCTCgtagaaataaaaaaacccgTTGGACATTGTTTAGGTGTTCATACGAAAGGAGAAAAGGGTTGCATTTATAACCCCGATGATTACGAGTATCAATACGTCTTAAAGCCCAGGGTCAGCAAAGGCGATGTGTCACCTTTTATAAAAAAGAAAGCGAAAGTTGGTGATATGCCTTGCTATTGCCATGAGGAAGCAGCAAAAAATAAAGGGCAGGAAATATATTACAGTTGTGAGGAAATGTATGTCATCGTTGACAAAAATAAGATTTACAATTCCTTAAGCGATGTTTCTGTACGCAATGAAAATAATCAAGCTCCTGACATACCTACAAAGTTAGATTTAACAAAGGAGGAAAAACAATTCGAACCATTTAATAATACGCCAGGTACATCGACATCTAGTGATGATAATACACGAACTCTTCCACGACTAAAACGATTTTCTTCGGTCTTTAAGAAAAAAATCGAACAAGCAAAGCAATTTATGATTGACTGGTAACTATGTCATCAATCATATTACATCATGTCACGTCGAATCATAAAATTCTTCATTTTCGGCGATTTCATTTTTCATAACATAATCTATATTAATGTCAGGATGCGTTTGGTGGTGGCATACTATCTAACACATGCTCAAAATATAATATCCTTTATAGTTTAGAATGTAAGTAGTaatgtatttttacttttattgtttgcTTTATATGTGTTTACAGGAAAGCCCCAGAGACCCCGAAAAATACTAACTTTAACCTAAGCTTGTCTCAGTCTTCATCTTCTTTAACAAAGAATCCTCAAAGTTTTGTCAAAAAGCTTGCTTCGAAATGCTTGGGGCTTAAAGCAAAGTTTAATTCGGCTCCTAACATTTCTAACAGTTTAGCGTTGGATTCGGATGTTTCTGCTAAATCGCCAAACCCTGATCATAAAAGCATCACAAACACATTGTCAATTGGAAATAGTAAATTTTTCAACAAGATACTGTCCAAAAAAGAAGAATCTGGTGAAATTAATTGTAATGACGAATTTGACACTATTTCATTGGATCGACTAGGATCTTTAAATAGGGATTCATCGGTTAACAGAAGCAATCGTAGCTGTCCTGGGTTTAAGACTTCTTTACCgaatatttctgaaaacgctGAACTCAGTGATTCAGAGTCTGTAGTAATTACTGAAATTGACTGTGATACTTCACGGCGGCCTAAAGAAGCCATTAATTTACACACAAAACTTACTATATTCGAGCCTAGGGATCGTCTCAGTACGAATAATGAGGCTGAAACAAACAACGATTCTGTTGATCTAGTTAATGAATGTTACGAACAATGTAAATTCGCAGAGAGTGAAATAGAAAAGGATAAAGAAAGCAATAACAATTTACCTAAACCATTGCCACGAGCCAATGTGGCGGTACATTCTAGTGAAGACGACCtcatttatgaaaatgttactaCGCTTAATAAGCGCGGACCACCTACACCGGCTGTGAGAAATAACGTGCCGTCGAAAATGCTTTTAGATGAAGTGCAACGTAAAGCGTTGTATGAAAATATATCAGTTTTAAAAGAAAAAGTACAAGATGAATCGCCATCTAATACTAACGTTATCCCTCaagaaaaaataatacaaagcaAAATGGAGATGCTACCTATAAGTAGATCTTCTACCCCGTCATCTTCATCTGATTCTATGGAAGACGAATCTAATCTTGAAGATATACTGCTTTCTCAAAAATCTAAATCGTTTCGACGAATTGAAAAGATTACATCGTATACGAGTAAAAGTGAAATCAGTAGGACTCAATCGAATGCGTCTGATTTCTCTGAATTAACGGAAGCCAGTGCCATCGAAAATGTAGATTGTAGCGAagaaatatatacaacaatgagTGGGACATTACCTAATAAATCAAAAATAGACTCagaaaagaagaagaaagtaCTGTTTAGACATAAAACATTCACAAATATTGAAGTAGATAGAAATTCTGCAAATTTAAATTCGTCAATGCCTTTCGACCATAACGACTTTAATTTTATGAAGGAAACTTTAGCTAATTATCATATAAGAGGCACTGGTCATTGCATTCATAAAGCACCAACTGTTGAagaatttatttatatcttcaaTAGAGAGACTCTTTACACAGACACTCCTCCGTTCACTTTGATGCCCAATGACAGTAAAAGGGACAGCTATTTTGAAACGGCTATCTGCTTTTGTAGGCCAAAAGTTCCAAAGTATCACAAAAGTGCTGAAGATTTATTACAGCTACCGTTTGATTTACCAGAAGAAAATAAAGTGACTATCGATATTGACGCTCTACGGGCTAGAAATGAAATAGTTTCTACGTCATTTCGTTGTTTTTGTGATTCCGGAGAATGCACTTTTCACACTAAAAGACGTGAGTCGATAAACGATCTGATTGTAAAGTTTTCAGCGGTAAAGAAAAGTATATCGACACCCGATATCACGCTAGATACTTCTTTTTCGGCAGTAAATAGAAGTAGTTCTATGAGAAATCCATCAGCTAAGTCCAAAACAGAAAATCATTACGCAGTAACAAATATAGAAGACATCGtgttaagaaataaaaaaatagaaacctCAAATCCTGAAAGTCCCATCTATACGGTTATGTCGCAACCTTCTACAATTTCGTCTTCTGTCGGACAATATTCTATTAAAGACATAGCTGATGTAATTTCAATTAATAGTCATTCTGAATCATCCGACGCTTCCCCTGTATGTGCTTTAAATTCTGCTCATTTACCGCTGCGCAAATCGACATCATCGGAATACTCAGACCGTTGGACATTAGCCTCATCCAATTCAAACACGACTGTCCAATCTGATACATCGTTCAAAACTTGCTTTGAAGATCCTGAAGAGGATTCTGACGATGGCACATTGCATTCCGACGAAGACTCATCAGACGCCGAAACCATTAAATCTGATGTTAGTACAGCTAAAAGACCGTGGGTTCACAGTGACTCTTTCAACTTCGGTCAGAGCGGTCCTAAGATCCAAAACTACGCTATTTTGGAAGAGGATTCAAACTCCGACGACTCGTTGAAGTTTGAATCGTCTAAGATCGAGAGTGGTATTAGCGTAGGAGGGTCTGAGAGTAGTTCGTCGGGGTGCGATGAGGACAGTGGTATTCCGGGGGTGGGCGGTGCGTCTGGTGTGGCTTCGCTTGAGCGGGACGCGGGATCGGTGGGTGTTCGCAGCGGGTCGGGGCGGCGGCGCTGGGACGAGGCAGAGGGCACGAGCGAAGGCGACGCGCTCAGCATCTCCAGTGCGGCGTCTAGCTGCGCGCCGCACCATCTGGCGCATCATCACGACTACAGCAAAGTTTCGGTGAGTACCTACATGAACACTGAATACAAAAGATATGGTCAATGTGGAGAAGACCGTCTATTACGTAAGACCGTCTACAAGCTGTTTCGTCGCTTCCGATTCTTGCATTTGTGCACTTACTTACTTCACATACTCCCTATGACGGTATTTCCAACCAAAAATGTTATATGTATGTCAGTCATTTCCACAATTACCTTATCTGTCTTATTGGCTTTGAACCAAGAACCGATAATATCGGTACAATATTTACTGTCATTATATTGGCCTAAGTATTCAAAGCAAGGGGATTGTTGTTCCCGCGGCCACGATCGTGGGAAGCATTTCTTAATTAGTGACAACAGCccattacaattttattaacaGTCGCAAGGCACTATTAAACACGAAAGGAACACTTCCTGATGAAAGGCGTTACAAATACAGTGGGATTGGCCGGTCTAAGTATTTTACACATAGCGCCAGCGTAGACTTTACCTCTCAATCCTACTAatagtgtaattttttttggattttaggACCCAGGTTCGTcgatatttagtttttttagtaGGTGCGTAGGATACCTAATCGTACACATGCCTATCCAAATGCGAATAGTTTTTAAAACCTTACAATGACATACtatctaaacatttttttaagacGAAATAAACAAAGATTCGCTTCTTTTTCTACCATAATATATGTCTGTTTGGATTTGATACTGATACGCCCGATTTTCACATTTTTAACAATTCTGTGATACCATCATCAGTCATCATATCTATTATACGCATGAGATCCTAATTTACCTAGACCTGTAACTAACCCtttttctgaaaataaatatgaatatgaatatatatatatttaattgtttaaaattgtcCTACAACACTATACATTTATTAAAgctataagttatttttattttatgtactcCTGGCGTGTAATTAgctttatcaataaaatatgaatTACATGAATTAAAGtagagtttttttaaataataaaaaacacaGCTCATTTTAACACTCTTAGCACCTTATCATGAAAATATGTTAATATTGCGTTTGTGACCCTATTATTTCCTCTAACACAAGTTGATTACGGTATTTCCTTCCGTGTCACTCGTCGCCGCACCTTGCCTCACGCGATTCGTGAATTCTACTAATTTAATCATGTTGACACGTCATTTGATTAGCTTCATAATTTGTTTTAGGCCaaacgttttatttaataggacgTTGGTTTAGAAAAAAAGAATACTAACCTAGCCAGTAATTAACACTTAGATATGAGATGTGTTTTTGGAAGTCTTGCCGTTCGATAAAAGCAAAAAGccaaataaataaagtattatATACTCAGCCTAAAATCGGCCTCGTCGCAGTTTTGGAACGTCCCATCTCCACCACCTAATGTATATTATTATCTAACGTTTCCTTGCTGCTATTTAATTTGACGTATACTTTTATAtccataaacaaataaaactatAAGTAGAACAGTCGAAAATGTTTAATGTCAATAAATCGATGAGTAATTTAATTTCCTAAACAAAACCATAAAATAATCGTGAGTCGTAATGTTGGTTAAATCGTACACGTGGCTTTTCAGAGCAGATTTGGCAGTTTGATTATTTCAGATTTTCGTTTTAAtgaaatagttctatttatcattTGAATATGCTCAATACTTTAACGTGCATTTTTTTGGCTGTATTCTTGAATATAGGAAGAAGGAATATTTCGAAATATGTATTAGGTATCGTATTTGCTTATTGatccaaataaaaacaaaaatcttctctgcaatactcaataagtacGTATTTTGCTTTTGTGTAGTCACACATAAGTAATATGAGTAGTATTACCTCCAACAATTTCAAATTATTGTGAAACTACaaacatgtaggtatgtatgtgtaAGTCGTCAGAAAAAATTACAACTCAGCAGAAAACATTACGAGTCAAAGCAGAAAAATAACCTGCTTTACGAGTAATATTCAATGATACTTTACGTTAACGCCAAATTTTTCTTTCAACGTGTTTGCAATCTATCAGCTCACAATTAATAGCGGCTCGCAAGACAAGAGAAAATGCTCAAACTCTATTTACAGTACATGTggccctattttcccgcactagtgcgtaaaatagcacttttcgtgtgtatgtcaaaagtttaaagggccatatgtactgtaaaacgttgtacgatacacgtgcgaataggtaatttgcaactcgtgtcgatttaaaacactcccttcggtcgtgttttaatttatcaccactcgtttCAAATTTCCtcttccgcacttgtatcgtaaataactattaccgTAAACAAAATACCTAAAGCCTATCTTTTTATTCGGTAgaataaaatgacatttcatgctatgaaatgacattttatgttcatactaggaaatgtcattttagtctaaggaataaaaaaataggctttAATTGTTTCAAATAAAACAATGAACGACGATTTTAATTGTTATCAATTCACAATGACACCGGCTTTTTAGATTACAAGAGATACTCGATCGGCGATAACAAGTCACATTTCCCATGGATCACAAAAATATGTCGCAAACAGTCTCAGATAAGACAAAAATATCTCACACAATGATAATACATGATCTCTAATTAACACCGTGTTATCCACATGCGCGGGAGTGGCAAGAAGTAACAAATTAGGTGGCAGTAGCGTCTTAGCGCGCGCCCCGCGCTTGCGTCCCGCGATCTAACGCTCGATCCGATAGCGAAATCGCGATTTTAGATCGCGCGATATGATATTTGTGTTGATCGGTAATTATAGGATTTTTGAATAGTTGAAATACCGATTAATggagtgtgtttttgttgtgttTGTTATTGTTAAGATCGATCGGTGTTATAGTGCGTTGAACTTAATCCGGGAATGTGTTTTGGTGATTTGATAATCGATTGTTAGTAGTGATGTGGTTTTGTTTTGGCAGTGTTTGTGTGTTAGTGACTGGAGAATGGTTATTTACGTAGTTTAAGTAAGTTGGacttattttgttgtttttgcGGGATGACCCAAAAACGTTGACTAATATATTTTAGGAATACTTTTGTATTTTTCTGAGACGTCTTTTACATGCCTGTCATTAAATTTTAAACTACAATAATTTCATATCGTCCTTgctaaaacaaaacatattatACTCTTTTACCTTTGATAATACTCAAAactttgttaaaattatcaacaatatgACGCAGTCAAAAaatttacaatgtatttttgggcCATTTTGTAGAAAGAGTACCTAACCTACCAGTTTGGGCATTTATTTCATGATATAACTATGATATAATATGATATGACTATTgtgccttataaatctaatagttTAAATAACTCCTGGCAGTATTTCTCATCTGGCTCATTTTAAATAACCTATAGGCTTTACTCGttaagtacatattatttacctacagtaTTCATCAAAACATATCACAGATCTATTCAaaacaaactaaataaaactaaattataaaCCATATCCGCTTTCATTTCACCCGCGTAGTTAAAAGTTTGACCCTCCTGTTTTACAATTAGCCATATATTCGCGTTTGATATACTATACGGGACCGAAGTGGGTCAAGGGTCCCATCACCCAATTTcgtttcgtaattttataatGCTCTCGCGTTACACAAATATCTTAGGGTGCAAAGACTAAACTATGGGTAGAAGgcaatgatttatttataaccCAAGATAGACTATGGGTGTTCCAAAATTGAAGAGCTTATTACCTTGTACAGGCGTGGCTCAcgccgcgatttcgtcgctttgcaacaggtagctaaatgtacatccattccacaccaattttggtggctagccataagccgcgcgtggcgctgtcgccacctagcggccatatctttCCTGACCGTAACAGACGTTttatgttagagagtgagtcttctgtaccgtacctagtactattatttattctgtgccttgtGACACATTGTACAAGTTGCCTTAGTCGCACCTGGGCAAGCCAGAAATGTGCACGTGCTAACTAACCGCTCACCGAAAGAGAAAGAGACAAGCCATGTTTAGCAACGAGTATGACAAAGATGAATGGAATgcgaaaattaataataaaatatcagaTTGCTTCgtaggtaatataaataaatatgaaagtaTTTTTTGTGCTCCTTATGTATTAGCTAGTATAACTTATCTATAGTTAAGTATATAATATCATTGGTCGAAGGTACAACTATTAAGGTTTGGACTGTCGGTTGACAGTATTTAATCAGTAATTTATGGTTTTCATAGGTTCAAAAAGTGGTTCATTAGAATAATACAAGTAACGAGCTACGAATATGAAGCTTGCAACTTAACTATGCATAACTTATCCAAATATCCATTTAATTATAGTGTTAGtgatgttgttttgtttatgtGTTAACAACTTTTATCCATTTTAGTCAAAAAGTCGCATTTCCTCCAACTTGCGAAATGTTTCTTTAGACATCTACATAATTTATGCTAATGCCCACAGAATGTGAAGcgatcacgattattaaacgaATGAAAAACGATACAGAGACAAAGATAAGGAATTAGCATGAGATAAATTATGATCGGACACGTACTGTATTAACTAcatttgaaaataatttatactatttaatataatttaaatatatattacatCAAACATCACATAAGCACttcatactttagcaacactGACACTACTGCAAAAAGCTACAGTAACTGTTGCTACAGTAAAAAATtcttctagtttagtagatatttgccattTGAAAAATGGCCACGCTTTCGAAGTTACCCGAATGCACCTCACGTTATTGTGGGAAACCAACGTTACAATACGTAGAAAGTTGGTAAGGGAAAGCATGGgaagaaaataaagaaaatattcgTGTAAGACAGCAAAGTGTATAATTTCTTTGACATTTTTGCTAGCTGTAATATGTCACTAATATTAGTGACATACTACAGCTAGCGAAAACTGACATTATTGACATATGTCAGTAGTGTCAGTAAGatcgagatgcatagaaagcaAGCTACGTAGCTTGCTAACGTCTACGTAGACGTTAGCATATGTGTCAATGTTGACACAGTGACTCGTGGTGCGGGTACTGCTTTAGTTAAGAGCTTGGTAAATCATCTTTGGTTCATTTAAGCATGTaatacacacaaacacacaaaaTCAATCGATtgaaactgaaaataaattGTCAATAAGCCAAAATAATTGCGAACAACAACATTTTTCACAATTACTTCCTGTTCTTTCTACCTTTTTATTCTTTTATTCTTTGACATCGCTAAACGTCCAGAATCCACGGAAATAGCATCAGATGAACTGACGTTTGGCCGCCGGCCAGTTTACAAATACTTTTTCGTGTTGCTCTTGCACAACAACGACTCACTGTGCGCTTCTATTACCATACCCATAAGGCCTATTTTTGATCGGCATATAACTGGATGACTAGCCAAGGTGGCAATCGTT
Protein-coding sequences here:
- the LOC134670462 gene encoding uncharacterized protein LOC134670462 encodes the protein MGRGQELLDAARKGDVRTVTKILTLITKRSGPFTSLRRGAGVNVQDDNGYTPLHHACMNGHREIVHLLLKVDASPCVVDKKGATPLHLAAWKGDSHVVSMLLGHCNPPVNIDQKVRATPLHLAAWKGDSHVVSMLLGHCNPPVNIDQKTNDQETALLIAAQFGHVDVVAQLIAKGADVSLKNNKEESPLDLASQYGKLETVVQLITAHPQLLDPYRFPIGRGRSFPTTPLHRATMNGNKEVVAYLIDAGMDPNVRTENGTALHEGIRYLQASVVKVLLSKGADLRAKDRQGNSVHALLAKYPEDATKKVKKYIREYENQIKISYESEEDLPRIPVNDYPSPVGGYVNAHMKAPETPKNTNFNLSLSQSSSSLTKNPQSFVKKLASKCLGLKAKFNSAPNISNSLALDSDVSAKSPNPDHKSITNTLSIGNSKFFNKILSKKEESGEINCNDEFDTISLDRLGSLNRDSSVNRSNRSCPGFKTSLPNISENAELSDSESVVITEIDCDTSRRPKEAINLHTKLTIFEPRDRLSTNNEAETNNDSVDLVNECYEQCKFAESEIEKDKESNNNLPKPLPRANVAVHSSEDDLIYENVTTLNKRGPPTPAVRNNVPSKMLLDEVQRKALYENISVLKEKVQDESPSNTNVIPQEKIIQSKMEMLPISRSSTPSSSSDSMEDESNLEDILLSQKSKSFRRIEKITSYTSKSEISRTQSNASDFSELTEASAIENVDCSEEIYTTMSGTLPNKSKIDSEKKKKVLFRHKTFTNIEVDRNSANLNSSMPFDHNDFNFMKETLANYHIRGTGHCIHKAPTVEEFIYIFNRETLYTDTPPFTLMPNDSKRDSYFETAICFCRPKVPKYHKSAEDLLQLPFDLPEENKVTIDIDALRARNEIVSTSFRCFCDSGECTFHTKRRESINDLIVKFSAVKKSISTPDITLDTSFSAVNRSSSMRNPSAKSKTENHYAVTNIEDIVLRNKKIETSNPESPIYTVMSQPSTISSSVGQYSIKDIADVISINSHSESSDASPVCALNSAHLPLRKSTSSEYSDRWTLASSNSNTTVQSDTSFKTCFEDPEEDSDDGTLHSDEDSSDAETIKSDVSTAKRPWVHSDSFNFGQSGPKIQNYAILEEDSNSDDSLKFESSKIESGISVGGSESSSSGCDEDSGIPGVGGASGVASLERDAGSVGVRSGSGRRRWDEAEGTSEGDALSISSAASSCAPHHLAHHHDYSKVSPTPPKKPPRRNLSVSPTHANSPSSGYSYELRTHARSQDDLDEIQVCYTHYPSLRARLRYPEEISQ